The Arachis ipaensis cultivar K30076 chromosome B07, Araip1.1, whole genome shotgun sequence genome includes a window with the following:
- the LOC107609229 gene encoding protein odr-4 homolog: MVKTVVAEETRLKPIEDRLAQSSLPSEVGLIIGKFSSGLDRAFVFDLIPTPNNDSGDPASSISEPEKKKGSKSDTSSLFIDKDWVAEHARQVSRMLVGGMKVVGIYVWISDGAFKNSTIVLCQTVKVVAEAAVIVEAEWDERLLLHICYSPRRWSCRNCSLSSNITSSSLRPCDFKMGKVLNYLQTFKCMYNFTLRLPIFHDNASKFHTFSDVLCHAISLHAKELKGARALIDGKLVVDGEPYSTDGVHEVELLLPFTSNTPFEAFSQRDVVGILSFSGLVCSFAYLNSKEPISQAITDIKGDIIMSLQSRLDIICDEADADSGSGPDVGREASSDLSTEKPVSQCVLHLLRKGCMLPFPRRVFAPWLAGIYVCDYLQPSDTVEVLKDHCTELLSMKAPTDVSTILELEKEAISVKTKSFWDVAVPFSSAIPQHPEKSKTDDSRELTENNKSTNSGHVNLMAAIFILLLSILLGFVFFLQKS, encoded by the exons ATGGTGAAAACCGTGGTTGCAGAAGAAACTCGCCTCAAACCCATCGAGGATCGTCTCGCCCAATCATCACTTCCATCCGAG GTGGGTTTAATAATCGGCAAGTTCAGCTCCGGTTTGGACCGGGCGTTCGTCTTCGACCTAATCCCAACCCCGAACAATGATTCCGGTGACCCTGCTTCTTCCATCTCCGAACCTGAAAAGAAGAAAGGTTCCAAATCTGACACTTCCTCTCTCTTCATTGATAAGGATTGGGTAGCTGAACATGCTCGTCAG GTGTCTAGAATGCTTGTGGGTGGGATGAAGGTTGTTGGCATATATGTTTGGATTAGTGACGGAGCCTTCAAGAACTCTACCATAGTTCTTTGCCAG ACGGTGAAAGTGGTTGCTGAAGCAGCGGTAATTGTGGAGGCTGAGTGGGATGAAAGGCTGCTTCTTCACATTTGTTATAGCCCAAGAAG GTGGAGTTGTCGAAATTGCTCCTTATCTTCAAACATTACATCAAGTAGTCTGAGGCCTTGTGACTTTAAAATGGGAAAGGTCTTAAATTATCTTCAGACGTTTAAGTGCATGTACAATTTTACTCTTAG GTTGCCTATATTTCATGACAATGCGTCAAAATTCCACACATTCAGTGATGTTCTTTGTCATGCAATATCTCTTCATGCTAAAGAACTTAAAGGTGCACGGGCCTTGATTGATGGTAAATTG GTTGTTGATGGTGAGCCATATTCAACAGATGGTGTGCATGAAGTTGAATTGCTTTTACCATTTACGAGTAATACTCCTTTTGAAG cgtTCAGCCAAAGAGACGTTGTAGGTATTCTTTCATTCAGTGGTTTGGTATGTTCTTTTGCATATCTGAATTCAAAAGAGCCAATCTCACAGGCAATCACTGACATAAAG GGAGATATCATTATGAGTCTGCAAAGTAGGTTGGATATAATATGTGATGAGGCAGATGCTGATTCAGGTTCTGGTCCAGATGTTGGCAGGGAAGCATCCAGCGATTTATCAACCGAGAAGCCTGTTTCCCAATGTGTGCTACATTTGTTAAG AAAAGGGTGCATGCTTCCGTTTCCTAGACGAGTCTTTGCACCATGGCTGGCAGGAATTTATGTGTGTGACTACTTACAGCCTTCCGATACAGTTGAG GTGTTAAAAGATCATTGTACAGAGTTATTATCCATGAAAGCTCCAACTGATGTTTCAACAATTCTGGAGCTAGAAAAAGAAGCCATTTCCGTCAAAACCAAATCTTTCTGGGATGTAGCAGTGCCTTTCTCTTCAGCAATTCCGCAGCATCCGGAGAAGAGCAAAACTGATGATAGTAGAGAATTGACggagaataataaatctacaaaCTCGGGTCATGTCAATCTTATGGCTGCTATTTTCATTCTTTTGCTGTCAATCTTACTTGGGTTCGTGTTCTTTTTGCAAAAGAGTTGA